The Pseudodesulfovibrio senegalensis nucleotide sequence TGAGCGTGAACACCAACAAGATGAAACTGGTGGCCTTCATGCTTTCATCGGGGCTGGCCGGAGTCGCGGGCGGGCTGTTCGCCCACGTGATCGGCTATGTGAACCCGCAGTCGTTCAACATCCTCAAGTCCACGGAATGCATGGTCATGGTCTATCTGGGCGGCATGGGCTCCCTGTCCGGCTCGGTGCTTTCGGCCGTGCTGTTCACCCTGCTGCTGGAGGCGCTGCGGCCCTTGCAGATCGTCAAGTGGGTCATCATCCCGCTGATTCTGGTGCTGCTCATGCAGTTCAGGCCCGAGGGCATACTGGGCAACAAGGAACTGAGCGACGTGTTCCCCCGGCTGAAACGCTACTTCAGGTTCAAATAGGGAGGCCGCACAATGTCACTGATTACCATAGACGAGATGACGCAGCGCTTCGGCGGGCTGCAGGCGGTTTCCAAGTTCGAAATGGAGCTTGAGGGCGGCGAGCTGGTGGGGCTGATCGGTCCCAACGGCGCGGGCAAGACCACCATCTTCAACCTCGTGTCCGGGTTCTACCAGCCCACCGAGGGTTCCATCACCTTTGACGGAAAGGACACGCGCGGGCTCAAGCCGCATCAGGTAACGGCCATGGGCGTTGCCCGCACGTTCCAGAACATCCGGCTCTGGCACGACATGAGCGTGCTGGACAACATCCGCGTCGCCCAGCACTACCGGCTGGGGTATTCGGTGTTCGATTCGTTCCTGCGCACCAGACGGTACCGCAAGGGCGAGGCGCGCATCGACGGCATTGCCTGGGAAATGCTGGAGGCCATGGACCTCAAGGAATTCGCGCATGAACTGCCCACCAACCTGCCCTACGGGTTGCAGCGCCGCGTGGAAATAGCCCGGGCCATGTCCACCAAGCCCAAGCTGCTGCTGCTGGACGAGCCTGCCGCGGGCCTGAACTCCGCGGACGTGGAAGGGCTCATCAAGCTGGTGCGCTGGATTCATGACAATTTCGACATCACCATATGGATGATCGAACACCAGATGAAGGTGGTCATGAGCCTGTGCCAGTACATCAAGTGCATCGACTTCGGCGCAACCATCGCCGAGGGCACGCCCGAACAGATTCAGAACGATCCCACGGTCATCAAGGCGTATCTGGGAGACGACAACATATGAGTAAGCTACTTGAAATCAGGGACCTCAAGGTCAAATACGGCAACATCGAAGCCCTGCATGGTGTTTCCCTGTACGTGGACAAGGGCGAGATCGTTACGCTTATCGGCGCGAACGGGGCGGGTAAATCCACCACGCTCATGTCCATTTCGCGATTGCCCCCGCCCGAGGCTCCCAAGGTGATCGAAGGCGACATCCTGTATGACGGACAATCCCTGCTGGACTGGGTGCCGGACAAGATCGTGGCCGACCTGCACCTTGCGCTGGTGCCCGAGGGCAGGCGCATCTTCGGCAACCTTTCGGTGGAGGAGAACCTGCGGCTGGCTACCTATGCCCGCAAGGACACGCCCACGGACGTGGAGCGCGATTACAAGCGCGTCTACTCGCTGTTTCCGCGCCTGCACGAGCGGCGCAAGCAGCAGAGCGAGTCCCTTTCCGGCGGCGAGCAGCAGATGCTGGCCGTGGGCCGCGCGCTCATGTCCGGGTGCACCTTCATCATGCTGGACGAGCCGAGCATGGGGCTGGCCCCGCTGCTCATGTACGACATGTTCCGCGCCCTCAAGGAATTGAACAGGGAAGGCATGACCATTCTGCTCATCGAGCAGAACGCCAACCTTGCGCTCAAGTTCGCGGACCGCGGGTATGTCATCGACACCGGCGAAATCGTGGCGCAGGGACCGAGCGACCAGCTCATGGACGACCCGGAAGTCAAAAAGGCCTATTTGGGCGGGTAGGGAATTAAAGTCAATAAAATTAGTGACGC carries:
- a CDS encoding ABC transporter ATP-binding protein, producing the protein MSKLLEIRDLKVKYGNIEALHGVSLYVDKGEIVTLIGANGAGKSTTLMSISRLPPPEAPKVIEGDILYDGQSLLDWVPDKIVADLHLALVPEGRRIFGNLSVEENLRLATYARKDTPTDVERDYKRVYSLFPRLHERRKQQSESLSGGEQQMLAVGRALMSGCTFIMLDEPSMGLAPLLMYDMFRALKELNREGMTILLIEQNANLALKFADRGYVIDTGEIVAQGPSDQLMDDPEVKKAYLGG
- a CDS encoding ABC transporter ATP-binding protein, with the protein product MSLITIDEMTQRFGGLQAVSKFEMELEGGELVGLIGPNGAGKTTIFNLVSGFYQPTEGSITFDGKDTRGLKPHQVTAMGVARTFQNIRLWHDMSVLDNIRVAQHYRLGYSVFDSFLRTRRYRKGEARIDGIAWEMLEAMDLKEFAHELPTNLPYGLQRRVEIARAMSTKPKLLLLDEPAAGLNSADVEGLIKLVRWIHDNFDITIWMIEHQMKVVMSLCQYIKCIDFGATIAEGTPEQIQNDPTVIKAYLGDDNI